The Pirellulales bacterium genomic sequence CGTGAGTTCAATTACTGAACTTGTCTGCGTGCAGTGTGGCACTTCATACCGCGAGGGGGAGGTATCCACCTGTCCGCGTTGTGGTCCCGATGAGGGGATTTTGGACGTGCGGTTCGATTTGCGCCGCGCGGCCCAAACGCTGACCAGACAAAATTTAGCCCAACGGGCATGGTCGCATTGGCGGTACCGCGAGTTATTGCCACTAGACGAGGCGTTTTGCCCGACGAGTGGACATTTGGGTTGGACGCCGATCATCGAAGCGCCGCGGCTGGCCAAGGCGTTGGGGATTGCGCGGCTGCGGCTGAAAGACGACGGGCGGAATCCGTCGGGATCGTTCAAAGACAGGCCGAGTTCGGTCGGCGTGCAGCGGGCCTTGCAGGAGGGAATGGAAACCATCGCCTGCGCTTCGACCGGCAATGCGGCCAGCAGCTTGGCGTATTCGGCGGCGGTGGCGGGTATGGCGTGCAATATATTCGTCGGCAAAAACGTGCCGCAGGGGAAGCTGGCCCAACTGTTGGCTTACGGGGCCCGGGTGTTTCGTGTGCAAGGCACATACGCCCAGGCTTACGATTTGTGCACGCAGGCGTGCGAAAAGTTCGGCTGGTACAACCGCAATGCGGCGATCAATCCGTATTTGGTGGAAGGGAAAAAGACCGGCGGGTTGGAAGCGGCCGAGCAGTGCACCGACGATCCGCCGCAGTGGATCGTGTGCAGCGTGGGAGACGGCTGCTCGATTGCCGGCGTGCACAAAGGCGTGGTGGAAATGCAGGCAGTGGGCATCACGAATTGGACGGCGCGAATGCTGGGCGTGCAGGCCGAGGGTGTCGCACCGATTGCGGATGCGTTTCGCACCGGAAAGTTAGACCGATCGGGAACCGGCGACACATATGCCGACAGCATCAATGTTCCCGTGCCGCGGAATTGGCGCAAGGCGGTGAACGCCGTCCGGGAAAGCAACGGGGCGTATGTGACCACGACCGACGCGGAAATTATGCGGGCGGTGCCGCTGACGGGGCGGTTGACGGGCGTGTTTGCCGAGCCGGCGGCTGCGACCACGATTGCCGGCATTGCGGCAGCGCGTGAGCAGGGAATTTTGGATGCCAAATCGAACGTGCTGGCGATGATTACGGGGAACGGGCTGAAAGATATTGCTGGAGCGCTGCGGGCCGTGGGTGAACCGCTGGACGTGCCGCCGACATTGGAAGCGGTGCTGGCGATTGTGTGAAAGCGTCGGACAAGTCAGGCGGCTAATTACTGAAATTGATCATCGCGGAAACATTGTGCCACACCATGCCGCTGGTTTTGCAAAACGCTGTGCTGTGCGACATTGATCCGCCGCGGGTGGAAGCGGGGAACCTGCGCATCGACGGCGGGAAAATTGTTGCCCGGGGAAATGTAAAACCGAGCGCCGGTGATGAAGTGATTGACTGCGGCGGTGCGGTGCTGCTGCCGGGTTTGGTGAACGGGCACACACATTTGTATTCGGCGCTGGCGGTGGGAATGCCGGCTCCGCCGCGGGCGCCGAAGAATTTTCTTGAGATTTTGCAATTGGTGTGGTGGCGGCTGGATCGGGCGCTGGATGCGGAAGGGATTGAAACTTCGGCTTTGATCGGCGCGTTGGAAGCGGTTCGGTGCGGCACGACGACGCTGATCGATCACCACGCTTCGCCGAATTGTATTGACGGCTCTCTCGATTTGATTGAGCGGGGCCTGGAAAAAGTCGGCCTGCGCGGCGTGCTGTGTTACGAAGTCACCGATCGCAACGGTAAATCCGGCCGGGAGGCGGGGCTGGAAGAGGATCGCCGGTACATCGCCAAATGCCTGAAATCCCGCAACGGCCGCTTTGCCGCACTCTCCGGTGCCCATGCTTCGTTCACGCTCGACGATCTGTCGCTCATCGGCATCCATCAATGGGCGGATGAATTCGGCGTGGGCGTCCACATTCACGTCGCCGAAGACCCCTGCGACGACCAAATCAGCCGCCAGCGATACAAAAAGCCGCTTATGGAGCGGCTGAGTCTGCATCAATTGCTCGGCCCCAATAGCGTGCTGGCCCACTGCATTCACCTGACCGATGACGACATTGATCAACTGAACGAAGTGCAGCCGACGATCGCCCATAATCCGCGCTCCAACATGAACAACGCCGTCGGCTACGCGCCGCTATCGAAACTGAAATGCCCGATCATGCTGGGCACCGATGGCATTGGGGCCGATATGTTTACCGAGGCCCGAACAGCGTGGTTCAAATCGTGCGAGGCGCGGCAGGGTTTATCGCCGGGCGATATTTTGCGAATGCTGGCGGCTTCGGCGAGGCGGGCGTCGACTTCGCTGGGTGTGACGCTTGGTCAACTGTGTGTGGGCGCCGCGGCTGATGTGGTGATTACGGATTACGTACCGTTCACGCCGCTGGCTTCAGAGAACCTGGCCGCACACGTGATTTTTGCCCTGGGATCGCAGCATGTAAGGCATGTAATGGTGGAGGGCGGCTGGGTGCTGCGCGACCGCGTGGTGGTTTGCTGTGATGAAGCGGCTGCGCGTCGCAGAGCCATCCCGGTTGCGGCGCGGTTATGGGATCGTATGGCTGCAATTCCGTAAGCTCTAAATGATAGTCTGCGCGCAAAAAAGCCGCGCGGGCCTATTTTGTTTTGGACAAAACTCTCTATTTCCGTACGATTGGCGCCATCCTATCGCCCGTGGCGTCCATACACTTGGCGTCCGATTTCAGGCAACGTCGTAGTTAATTTGGCGTATTGGTGGCTTGGGGGTTGTTGATGCGGGCCAGCATCCAGCGCTGCGTATCGCCGTTGGCAAAGTGAACCAACACGCCGGCAGTGTCTTGCGTTAAATTACCCAGGCCGGTTTCCATGAGCGGACGATCTTCGCCCACGGCTGTCCAGGCTGCGCGTTGGGTTTCTTTGTCGACCATGCCTTCGACCGATTTCACAACGCCTGACACTGTGTTTTGGTACGTTCCCGCAATAATGCCCTGCTTGCTGACGGCCAATTGCAAAAACATGGTCGGTTGGTCGCTGGCCGATTCGCCATCTTGCGTGACGGCGAAAACACCCAGCGGCATCCAATCTTCCGGCGCAGGCTGAACGTTAGGTGGAATACTGTTGGCGATGGCCTCGGCCTGTTCAGTATATTCGTCGGCGGTGGCGACCGATTGATCGCCGTAGTAGACGGAGTCGCCATCGTAATAGACGTTGTCGCCGTAATTGTAATAAATCGGCTGAGACCAGCCCCAAGGAATCCAGTTTGCAATGGAGCCCCAGGCGGCCCAGCGCCACCAATTCACGCCGACCGGCCAGCGCCAGCCGTCGCACGGATGATTGGCCCACCAATTATTATTGAACCAGTGATTGCAGTCGTTCCAATTGTTGTGCCAGCGGTCGCCCCAATTGTTGTTGATGTTGGTCCAATTGTTTTGCCGCCAACCGTTCCACTGATTCCAATTGTTGATACGATCAGGCCGATCGTTCGCCCAACCGTTTCCAGGCCGGTCGGGTCGATTGCCGCCGTTGCCTGGGCGGTTGCCACCATCGCCTGGACGATCGGGTCGATTACCGCCGTCACCGGGGCGGTCAGGGCGGTTGCCGCCATCGCCTGGACGAACTCCGCCGCCGGCAAGATCGCCTGACCCAGGGCGATTTCCGCCGGAGGGTCGATCGTGCAGAAACTCCGCTGCTGCGCCGCCGGCCAGCGCTCCACCGGCTATCGCTGCGCCGGCGCCACCGCCAGGAAAGTTTGCGGGGCGAGTGGCGCCGCCGGCGCCGGGCAAATCCAGAAAGTTTTGCAATTGGCCTTGAGTGGGTCGGCTGCCGTTTGGTAGCTGGCCAGCATTTGGTCGGTTCGTGGCCAGATTGCCGCCGTTTGGCCGATTCATGCCGCCAGCGGGTCGAGTTCCAGGCGTGGGCAATTGCCCGAGTGATTGACGATTGCCGCCGCTGGGCCGGTTCGCGGCGATATTACCGCCGCTCGGACGATTAAACGACTGTGTGGGGCGCGACATGGAGGGCATGCTTCCCATCGAGGGGCGTGCGCCGCCGCTTGCGGTGCGCATGCCGCCGCCACCCCCACTGACTCGCGCGCCGCCACCGCCGACTCTTCCGCCGCCCCCCATGCCGCCGCGGCCCCAAATTTTGTTCGAGCAAGCGAAAGCCACCGCCACGGCTGCCACGAGAACCAAGAAGAATTTTTTCATCACCGCACCTCAAGGGAGATTGAATTGTGTTTGTTGATTGGATTGATGGCGAAACTTCACGGAGCAGTTTTTCGCACGACGAGCACCGGATCGACGTCCGGTTGCAGCGTGCCATCAATGTCGCGGTTTACCGATTCCCATTTGAACGAGTCGTCGTCGAGCCGGGTCATGATATTGAGGGTGGTGGCTTTACCCCCGTCGGGCAACGTGCCTGTGTTTTGAATGAACCACTGATTTCCCTTGTGTGTCCAAGTGCCTTCGCCAAAGCCACCGTCGGAATCGAACACCCAAGAGTGAATTTGCTTGGCGACTGGGTCCCAACCAATAATCTGCATGCCCGATTTTCGAATTTGATCGCCAATTTCGACGGCAAACGAACGGGTGATGAAGTTTTTATTTTTGGTCCAGGCGCAGTCGGTTTGGATTTCTACGGCGGGACGGGGATCGTTATCGTGCCAGGAACCGATCATCCACTGCAATTCTTTGAGATGTTCATAATTCGAGGGGGGCGTTTTTTCCTTTTCGACCTCCGAGACGCGATCAATCAGCCATTGGCCGTCCTGTTTGACGCGCACCGAAGTGAAATCGGAATCCACCGGTTCCTCGCCCGGCCGGATCACATGCGCCACACCGCGCACAATGGCGACATTGGGCGAGACGAATTCGATCGAAATGCCATCCACGGACAGTTTCACATCTTGCTTGTCGGCAAACGCATCGGCGAAGACATTTTCGATGGCATCGCGGCCGACGGTTTGTTCGCCGGTCAGCGGGTCGATGTAAACCGCCTCGGGCGACCACAAGGCGGCCAGTTTTTTTGCATCGCGGGCGTTATACGCTTCGATGAACTTGGCGCCGGAGGCGCGAATGGCCGCTTCGTCCGCGGAGTGGGCATCGGCCGGGGCGGCGTTGGCCGGGACGGCGTCGACTTGTGCTTTGTCCGTCGGCGGGTTATCCGCCGCGATCGCGACCCCGATCGAAATGATTGCAGCAAATAAAGTTGACAACAACAGAACGATGTTTTTCATTGTGGGAACCTCCAAAGAGTTCAAGACCCAGGGTTGCAATAAGTTACCAATATACGTCGGCGCGGACGAATGGTCTTTATAAAGTCGACCGTTCCATCGGATTTGTGCGGCAAAGATACTGCCAGAGGCTCCGAACTTCGAGCAGCGGCCGGCTAGTTGCAAGTCATTGAATTATAGAAGTACCGGAGAGAGGACTTGAACCTCCACACCCGTGAGGGTACTGGATTTTGAGTCTTCGCCGGTGATGTTGGGTTAGTGCGGCGTTGGGCGTGCGATTGTGTCGCAAGTCTTGCCTGGGTAAGGGAAACAAACAAATTGACGTTTAGGTTGCATTGTACTGATATGGCGACAGTGCGGGCAATACGCTTCCCAATTTCTTCCCAGTGATTGCTAAAGCAACATCACTGATTTCCAATTTGTAAATGGATAGAGAATTCCTTGGGTAGCTGCATTAACGGCATTAGCGACGGCGTCCCCGACTTTCGAGCTTCGCACGCCCGCAAGGCAAAAACTTCAACAGAAGTCCTTTCGCTGCCAACTCGCTAAAATTGCGATTGACATATCGTAATATTCCGATATATTTGAATATCAGGAGGTTCTCATGGCGGTCAAAATGAAAACAAATCCCCGGACCAGGTTGACATCGTTGGACGCCTTGTCTCAAGCAGCGGAATGCCTCAAGACCCTTGCGCACCCGCATCGTCTGCGGATGGTGCAAATGTTACTGCAGGGCCGGTTTACGGTCGGCGACCTGGCCGAAGCATGCGGCATACCTAGCCACATGGCCTCAGAACATCTGCGGCTAATGCAGCGCTGCGGTTTCCTGGCGAGTGAGAAACAAGGCCGCAAAGCGTACTACAAAATCATTGAATCTCACCTAGCGAACATCATGGACTGCGTGGAAACTCGGTTTGGCGACCGTAAAACATAGATTTTTTTGCGACAATATATCTAAATATCGGGACATATATGACTATTGTTGTCGACTTGCTCGTTAGTATTTCAGGGAAAAAATATGGATATCCCAGAGATTAGCGCCGATGGCTTGGCCGCACGGTGTCGGCAATGTTCAAAAGTCGAACTGATCGATGTACGTACGCCTGCCGAGTTTCGAGAAGTTCATGTGGAATTCGCTCGAAATATCCCATTGGATCAGTTGACCGCAGAGACCTTGGCAGGGACTTGTCCCGGGGCAGATCACCAACCGGTTTATGTCGTTTGTCAATCGGGAAGTCGAGGTCTTCAGGCCTGCCAACGATTACTGGATGCTGGCTGGCAGAACGTGATCAACGTTAGCGGAGGGACGGTGGCCTGTGTCAAAGCCGGGTTTCCGGTCGTGCGCGGTAAAAAGCAAGTCTCTCTGGAACGACAGGTGCGAATTGCCGCTGGCTCGATCGTCTTGCTGGGAATCGCACTGTCTTCAATTCATCCTGCATTCCTCGGGATATCTGCTTTTATCGGCGTCGGTTTGGTGTTTGCGGGAATTACCGATACCTGCGGCATGGGTTTGTTACTGGCAAAAATGCCGTGGAATCGATGTGCAGAAGCGAATGATTCGTGCGGATTCGCCGATCGAAAACAAAACCGATCGATGGAAGGAGTCGCATTATGAAACTAATTATCGTCGGTGGTGTGGCTGGCGGAGCTTCTGCGGCGGCTCGTGCTCGCCGCCTTTCGGAGGACGCCGAGATTATTTTATTCGAGAGAGGACCGGACGTCTCGTTCGCAAATTGTGGTTTGCCTTACTATGTCGGCGGTGAGATCGCCGAGCGAGCAAAGTTGCTCGTCACCACCGCCGAGCGATTGCGCAGCCGCTTTAATTTGGATGTAAGGACCGGCGCATCCGTGGAATCGATGGACCGTGCTGCGAAGAAGGTTCATACCCGAGAGGTGGCGACAGGGCGGCAGTACGAGGAGTCGTACGACAAACTGATCCTGGCGCCAGGAGCGGCTCCTTTGCGGCCACCGATTCCTGGGATCGACTTGCCCGGCGTATTCACGCTGCGGAATTTACAGGATGTCGATCACATCAAGCAGCGAGTCGATCGTGGCGTCAAGCAAGCGGTTGTTGTCGGCGCAGGCTTCATCGGCCTGGAACTGGTCGAGAATTTTGTGAGACGTGGCATCGCGACGACTGTCGTGGAGTTGCAAGACCAAGTCTTGCCGCCCCTCGATAAAGAAATGACAACACCGATCAACGAAG encodes the following:
- a CDS encoding rhodanese-like domain-containing protein, whose product is MDIPEISADGLAARCRQCSKVELIDVRTPAEFREVHVEFARNIPLDQLTAETLAGTCPGADHQPVYVVCQSGSRGLQACQRLLDAGWQNVINVSGGTVACVKAGFPVVRGKKQVSLERQVRIAAGSIVLLGIALSSIHPAFLGISAFIGVGLVFAGITDTCGMGLLLAKMPWNRCAEANDSCGFADRKQNRSMEGVAL
- a CDS encoding SgcJ/EcaC family oxidoreductase encodes the protein MKNIVLLLSTLFAAIISIGVAIAADNPPTDKAQVDAVPANAAPADAHSADEAAIRASGAKFIEAYNARDAKKLAALWSPEAVYIDPLTGEQTVGRDAIENVFADAFADKQDVKLSVDGISIEFVSPNVAIVRGVAHVIRPGEEPVDSDFTSVRVKQDGQWLIDRVSEVEKEKTPPSNYEHLKELQWMIGSWHDNDPRPAVEIQTDCAWTKNKNFITRSFAVEIGDQIRKSGMQIIGWDPVAKQIHSWVFDSDGGFGEGTWTHKGNQWFIQNTGTLPDGGKATTLNIMTRLDDDSFKWESVNRDIDGTLQPDVDPVLVVRKTAP
- a CDS encoding amidohydrolase family protein, yielding MPLVLQNAVLCDIDPPRVEAGNLRIDGGKIVARGNVKPSAGDEVIDCGGAVLLPGLVNGHTHLYSALAVGMPAPPRAPKNFLEILQLVWWRLDRALDAEGIETSALIGALEAVRCGTTTLIDHHASPNCIDGSLDLIERGLEKVGLRGVLCYEVTDRNGKSGREAGLEEDRRYIAKCLKSRNGRFAALSGAHASFTLDDLSLIGIHQWADEFGVGVHIHVAEDPCDDQISRQRYKKPLMERLSLHQLLGPNSVLAHCIHLTDDDIDQLNEVQPTIAHNPRSNMNNAVGYAPLSKLKCPIMLGTDGIGADMFTEARTAWFKSCEARQGLSPGDILRMLAASARRASTSLGVTLGQLCVGAAADVVITDYVPFTPLASENLAAHVIFALGSQHVRHVMVEGGWVLRDRVVVCCDEAAARRRAIPVAARLWDRMAAIP
- a CDS encoding metalloregulator ArsR/SmtB family transcription factor; amino-acid sequence: MAVKMKTNPRTRLTSLDALSQAAECLKTLAHPHRLRMVQMLLQGRFTVGDLAEACGIPSHMASEHLRLMQRCGFLASEKQGRKAYYKIIESHLANIMDCVETRFGDRKT
- the thrC gene encoding threonine synthase — translated: MSSITELVCVQCGTSYREGEVSTCPRCGPDEGILDVRFDLRRAAQTLTRQNLAQRAWSHWRYRELLPLDEAFCPTSGHLGWTPIIEAPRLAKALGIARLRLKDDGRNPSGSFKDRPSSVGVQRALQEGMETIACASTGNAASSLAYSAAVAGMACNIFVGKNVPQGKLAQLLAYGARVFRVQGTYAQAYDLCTQACEKFGWYNRNAAINPYLVEGKKTGGLEAAEQCTDDPPQWIVCSVGDGCSIAGVHKGVVEMQAVGITNWTARMLGVQAEGVAPIADAFRTGKLDRSGTGDTYADSINVPVPRNWRKAVNAVRESNGAYVTTTDAEIMRAVPLTGRLTGVFAEPAAATTIAGIAAAREQGILDAKSNVLAMITGNGLKDIAGALRAVGEPLDVPPTLEAVLAIV